In Paenibacillus kyungheensis, the following are encoded in one genomic region:
- a CDS encoding TetR/AcrR family transcriptional regulator encodes MPEQKLDPRVRRTRRLLQDALIDLMDRKPYAQITIQDITDLATLNRKTFYLHYETKDHLLYTTTDEILGELFGDAKEASIINPSIDDLQRYIAKRIFEYVIKYKEFFRVMFERKASMNFIQYMKRYITTFYEQKFSRFDDDKLFVHKDVIASYIGSAYVGVIYWWLDNDMPYTPEKMTEQMMELNSRGPIQIIRMYVEEEK; translated from the coding sequence ATGCCTGAGCAAAAATTAGATCCGCGTGTGCGACGTACACGCCGTTTGTTACAAGATGCGTTAATCGATCTGATGGATCGCAAACCGTATGCTCAAATCACAATTCAAGATATTACCGATCTTGCCACCTTAAACCGTAAAACATTTTACTTGCATTATGAAACAAAAGATCATTTATTGTATACAACTACAGATGAGATTTTGGGCGAACTGTTTGGCGATGCCAAAGAAGCATCCATTATTAATCCTTCAATAGACGATCTACAACGGTATATTGCGAAAAGGATTTTTGAGTATGTGATCAAATACAAAGAGTTTTTTCGAGTGATGTTTGAACGCAAAGCGAGTATGAATTTTATCCAGTATATGAAGCGGTATATCACTACTTTTTATGAGCAAAAGTTTTCGCGGTTTGACGATGATAAGTTATTTGTCCATAAAGATGTGATCGCTAGTTATATTGGATCAGCGTATGTAGGAGTCATTTATTGGTGGTTAGACAATGATATGCCGTATACACCGGAGAAAATGACCGAGCAAATGATGGAACTTAATTCACGCGGGCCGATTCAGATTATTCGTATGTATGTAGAAGAGGAAAAGTAG
- a CDS encoding MarR family winged helix-turn-helix transcriptional regulator, with amino-acid sequence MPYDVEKSYTVLIRDVHLAISGHIKNKLSPFNLAPEQNFIMMLLWKKDGITQNEIGERLGKDKTNITRMISNLENKGFVRKITCTDDRRCFKIYLTPAGAQLENEVCPVMEEVGQELVDGISAEELVLLRRLLTKVRDNASTTTVANDSAITPQSIVTAPL; translated from the coding sequence ATGCCTTATGACGTAGAAAAGAGTTATACCGTATTGATTCGTGATGTCCATCTAGCGATCTCCGGTCATATTAAAAATAAATTATCTCCATTTAACCTGGCGCCCGAGCAAAATTTTATTATGATGCTGTTATGGAAAAAAGATGGCATTACGCAAAATGAAATTGGTGAGCGCTTAGGAAAAGACAAAACCAATATTACGCGCATGATCTCTAATTTAGAAAATAAAGGTTTTGTCCGTAAAATTACATGTACTGATGATCGACGTTGCTTCAAAATCTATCTTACTCCCGCAGGTGCACAACTTGAAAATGAAGTCTGCCCTGTGATGGAAGAAGTCGGACAAGAACTGGTAGATGGCATTTCAGCAGAAGAACTGGTTCTGTTGCGTCGTCTGCTTACCAAAGTTCGTGATAACGCAAGCACTACGACTGTCGCTAACGATTCAGCAATCACACCACAATCGATAGTTACAGCTCCTCTATAA
- the zwf gene encoding glucose-6-phosphate dehydrogenase has protein sequence MEAMTFVLFGSTGDLAKRKIFPALYNLFVDSKMPEAFSVIGLGRKSFNDATFQTYVEQALEEFSRNKPENRESVDAFLRSIRYHILNVDDTAGYQELLKIVETREAELNIPQNRMFYMSVAPEFFEVIATNIKDSGLGTTTGWKRLIIEKPFGHDLSSARQLNEQLSKTFAEEEIFRIDHYLGKPMVQNLESLASTNPAIQALWNNRHIANVQITAAETVGVEERAGYYDHTGAIRDMMQNHMLQVLMMTAMTLPAGHTVDDVRSHKKHIAQSLRSISKEDAHKHIVRAQYSAGESNGKALASYQDEPGITPGSMTDTFIAARVWVDDFSWQGVPFYIRTGKRMKEKSTRIVIEFKDVMKNEDICVACDAQPNMLVISINPDQKITLQLNHKNVITGRLEPMTAEFKVGSDNEPEAYELLIYDALRGDATFFAHWDEVELSWQWVQPILEAFADNDLPIHHYAAGTYGPEASNELLAVEGFQWLKDQPVQASAPVAVV, from the coding sequence ATGGAAGCAATGACTTTTGTATTGTTCGGCTCAACAGGGGATTTAGCAAAACGTAAAATTTTCCCTGCTTTGTATAACTTGTTTGTAGATAGCAAAATGCCTGAAGCTTTTTCGGTAATTGGTTTAGGAAGAAAATCGTTCAATGATGCTACATTCCAAACTTACGTAGAACAGGCGTTAGAAGAATTTTCACGTAACAAACCAGAAAATCGCGAATCTGTAGATGCTTTTCTTCGCTCGATTCGTTACCATATCTTAAATGTTGATGATACAGCAGGTTATCAAGAACTGCTCAAAATCGTTGAAACTCGTGAAGCTGAATTAAATATTCCGCAAAATCGTATGTTCTATATGTCAGTCGCTCCTGAATTCTTTGAAGTGATTGCTACTAATATCAAAGACAGCGGACTTGGAACAACAACAGGTTGGAAACGTCTAATCATCGAAAAACCATTTGGACATGATCTTTCTTCTGCTCGTCAGTTGAATGAACAATTAAGCAAAACATTTGCAGAAGAAGAAATTTTCCGTATCGATCACTATTTGGGCAAACCAATGGTGCAAAATTTGGAATCTTTAGCTTCTACCAATCCAGCGATTCAAGCACTTTGGAACAACCGTCATATTGCTAATGTACAGATTACAGCAGCAGAAACAGTGGGTGTTGAAGAACGTGCAGGATATTACGATCACACAGGTGCGATTCGTGATATGATGCAAAACCATATGTTGCAAGTGTTGATGATGACTGCAATGACATTGCCTGCTGGTCATACCGTAGACGATGTACGCTCTCACAAAAAACATATCGCTCAGTCGTTACGCTCCATTTCTAAAGAAGATGCGCACAAACATATCGTACGTGCTCAATATAGTGCTGGTGAAAGCAATGGTAAGGCATTAGCTTCTTATCAAGATGAGCCAGGAATCACTCCAGGTTCAATGACAGATACATTTATTGCTGCTCGTGTATGGGTAGACGATTTCTCTTGGCAAGGGGTTCCTTTCTATATTCGTACCGGAAAACGTATGAAAGAGAAATCAACTCGTATCGTAATTGAATTTAAAGATGTAATGAAAAATGAAGATATCTGTGTAGCTTGTGATGCTCAACCGAATATGTTGGTGATCAGCATTAATCCAGATCAAAAAATCACGCTACAATTAAATCATAAAAACGTCATCACTGGTCGTCTTGAGCCAATGACAGCTGAATTTAAAGTAGGATCAGACAATGAGCCTGAAGCTTACGAATTGTTAATCTATGATGCACTACGTGGAGATGCAACATTCTTCGCTCACTGGGATGAAGTTGAATTGTCCTGGCAGTGGGTACAACCGATCCTAGAAGCATTTGCAGATAACGATTTGCCAATTCATCATTATGCAGCAGGTACGTATGGTCCTGAAGCTTCTAATGAATTGCTTGCTGTTGAAGGATTCCAATGGTTAAAAGATCAACCTGTTCAAGCTTCTGCTCCTGTAGCAGTCGTTTAA
- the gnd gene encoding phosphogluconate dehydrogenase (NAD(+)-dependent, decarboxylating) has translation MKIGLVGLGKMGMNLGQNLMDHNHEVVAFDLNKEAVKEIADLGATPAYTLAEVVSNLESPRILWIMVPHGVVDSVLGEIAPLLNENDIVIEAGNSHYKESIRRYNELKLKGIRYMDAGTSGGMSGARNGACYMVGGDKEAWDVVEPVFRDTSVENGFLYAGESGSGHYLKMVHNGIEYGMMAAIGEGFEVLEKSPYDFNYEKVARVWNNGSVIRSWLMELTENAFAKDGNLEEIQGIMHSSGEGKWTVEEAMDLQMATPVIALSLLMRYRSLDNDTFTGKVVAALRNEFGGHAVEKKQ, from the coding sequence ATGAAAATCGGATTAGTTGGATTAGGAAAAATGGGTATGAACCTTGGACAAAACTTAATGGATCACAACCACGAGGTTGTTGCATTTGATTTGAACAAAGAAGCAGTAAAAGAAATCGCTGATCTTGGTGCAACACCAGCATATACATTAGCAGAAGTGGTATCTAACTTAGAATCTCCACGTATCTTATGGATCATGGTTCCTCATGGTGTTGTTGATTCCGTACTAGGCGAGATCGCTCCATTGTTAAATGAAAATGATATCGTGATCGAAGCAGGTAACTCTCACTATAAAGAATCGATCCGTCGTTATAACGAATTGAAATTAAAAGGTATTCGTTACATGGATGCAGGTACTTCAGGTGGTATGAGTGGTGCTCGTAACGGTGCTTGTTATATGGTTGGTGGCGACAAAGAAGCTTGGGATGTAGTTGAACCAGTATTCCGCGATACTTCTGTTGAAAATGGCTTCTTGTATGCAGGCGAATCAGGTAGCGGTCATTACTTGAAAATGGTTCATAACGGTATCGAATACGGTATGATGGCTGCAATCGGTGAAGGATTTGAAGTATTAGAGAAAAGCCCGTACGATTTCAACTACGAAAAAGTAGCACGCGTATGGAACAACGGTTCTGTTATCCGTTCATGGTTAATGGAATTGACAGAAAACGCATTTGCAAAAGATGGTAACTTGGAAGAAATTCAAGGAATCATGCATTCTTCTGGTGAAGGTAAATGGACAGTAGAAGAAGCAATGGATCTACAAATGGCAACTCCAGTTATCGCATTGTCTCTATTGATGCGTTACCGTTCTCTAGACAACGATACATTTACAGGTAAAGTTGTTGCAGCTCTACGTAACGAATTTGGCGGACACGCTGTAGAGAAAAAACAATAA
- a CDS encoding MerR family transcriptional regulator, whose amino-acid sequence MTLYKIDEVATACNLTKRTLRYYEEIGLVSPQRSDGGTRLYSQTDIDRLKKIINARDVLGFSLQELQHYVKVTEMLNDQREQYRNTTDEEERRQQLIEMNKTLDQQLHMVDEKLNRIYAFKADAELLRQRIQEGLAKLN is encoded by the coding sequence ATGACTCTCTACAAGATTGATGAAGTCGCTACTGCCTGTAACTTAACGAAGCGTACACTGCGCTATTATGAAGAGATTGGGCTTGTTTCTCCTCAACGTAGTGATGGTGGAACAAGGTTATACAGTCAGACAGATATTGATCGGCTCAAAAAAATTATCAATGCTCGCGATGTGCTAGGCTTCTCGCTTCAAGAATTACAGCATTATGTCAAAGTAACCGAGATGCTCAATGATCAGCGCGAGCAATACCGCAACACTACGGATGAAGAAGAACGTCGTCAGCAATTGATCGAAATGAATAAGACGTTAGATCAACAGCTACATATGGTGGATGAGAAGTTAAACCGTATCTATGCGTTCAAAGCCGATGCAGAATTATTGCGTCAACGGATTCAAGAAGGATTAGCTAAATTAAATTAA
- a CDS encoding MFS transporter produces MSTKTSTLKELPERGGLFSQPKAVWAVAFACVISFMGLGLVDPILPAIANQLHASKSQVSLLFTSYNLVTGLAMLITGFVSSRIGVKWTLLSGILLIIAFSALGGASDTIAQIVGFRGGWGLGNALFIATALSAIVGLSTSGTAKAIILYEAALGLGISVGPLLGGELGSISWRGPFFGVSVLMVIGFLFILFVLPKIPKPAKRSSLADPFKALSYPALKTLAIVAFLYNFGFFTLMAYSPYVMGLDEHGLGYVFFGWGILLAFTSVFVAPKLQSRFNLAASMGVMLTLFTLDLLAMGIGTFMGSPTTVIVAVIVAGIFLGINNTLITTAVMESAPVERSVASASYSFVRFLGGAASPWLAGKLSEWYNAQMPFYFGALMVFIGVLVLIVRRRHLRDIDVSHAH; encoded by the coding sequence ATGAGTACCAAAACATCAACTTTAAAAGAACTGCCTGAACGTGGCGGGTTGTTTTCTCAACCTAAAGCAGTCTGGGCTGTTGCTTTTGCTTGTGTGATTTCATTTATGGGTCTGGGTTTAGTTGACCCTATTTTGCCAGCAATCGCTAATCAATTACATGCAAGTAAAAGTCAGGTATCGTTACTATTCACCAGTTATAATCTGGTTACCGGTCTTGCGATGTTAATCACAGGTTTTGTATCCAGTCGGATCGGGGTTAAATGGACATTATTAAGTGGTATTTTGCTTATTATTGCATTCTCAGCATTAGGTGGAGCATCTGATACGATTGCTCAAATCGTTGGTTTCCGCGGTGGATGGGGATTAGGTAATGCGTTATTTATTGCAACAGCGTTATCGGCAATTGTGGGCTTATCGACATCAGGTACAGCCAAAGCGATTATTTTGTATGAAGCAGCACTTGGACTAGGTATTTCAGTCGGTCCTTTGCTTGGTGGAGAATTGGGTTCGATCTCTTGGAGAGGTCCTTTCTTCGGTGTTAGTGTATTGATGGTTATTGGTTTCTTATTTATTTTATTCGTTTTACCGAAAATTCCAAAACCAGCTAAACGCAGTTCACTCGCTGATCCGTTCAAAGCACTTAGCTATCCAGCACTCAAAACATTAGCGATTGTCGCTTTCTTATATAACTTTGGTTTCTTTACATTGATGGCTTATTCTCCTTATGTCATGGGATTGGATGAACATGGACTAGGTTATGTATTCTTTGGATGGGGAATCTTGCTTGCTTTTACTTCTGTATTTGTAGCTCCTAAATTGCAAAGTCGCTTTAACTTAGCTGCTTCGATGGGTGTAATGTTAACCCTATTTACACTGGATTTGTTAGCAATGGGTATCGGTACATTTATGGGTTCACCAACAACTGTTATTGTGGCTGTTATTGTCGCAGGTATTTTCTTAGGAATTAACAATACGTTGATTACAACGGCTGTTATGGAATCCGCTCCTGTAGAACGTTCGGTTGCTTCAGCATCATATAGCTTTGTTCGTTTCTTAGGTGGTGCGGCTTCTCCGTGGTTAGCAGGTAAATTATCTGAATGGTACAATGCACAGATGCCATTTTACTTTGGTGCATTAATGGTATTTATCGGTGTATTGGTATTGATTGTACGTCGTCGTCACTTACGTGATATTGATGTATCTCATGCTCACTAA
- a CDS encoding universal stress protein produces the protein MTNIQSQEQMPTGSVFRKILVAVDGSEHADRALQKAIELIQALSSQPSLTAVHVNPVMMVAEPPLGIDVDAKLNEEGHEMTEPYRQVLDPTGIQYDINYQTGDPATIICDLANSQNYDLIVMGTRGMSKMSELFLGSVSHKVIQHANCPVLTVK, from the coding sequence ATGACCAATATTCAATCACAAGAACAGATGCCGACCGGTTCCGTATTTCGTAAAATATTAGTAGCTGTAGACGGATCAGAACACGCAGATCGAGCGTTGCAAAAAGCGATCGAATTGATCCAAGCTTTATCGAGCCAACCTTCACTTACAGCAGTTCATGTCAATCCAGTGATGATGGTTGCTGAACCACCATTAGGTATTGATGTCGATGCCAAGTTAAATGAAGAAGGGCATGAAATGACAGAACCTTATCGTCAGGTACTTGATCCTACAGGTATTCAGTATGATATTAATTACCAGACAGGTGATCCAGCGACGATTATTTGCGACTTAGCAAATAGCCAGAATTACGATCTAATCGTGATGGGAACTAGAGGCATGAGTAAAATGTCTGAATTATTTCTCGGTAGTGTCAGTCACAAAGTGATCCAGCATGCGAACTGTCCGGTATTGACTGTAAAATAA
- a CDS encoding alpha/beta hydrolase, translating to MKLVPPQSFTYRGGARAALLLHGYTGNTLHVRKLGRFLNDRGYTCHGPLYKGHGSTPEELLHTKPSEWWKSAVDGYEYLEQEGYEEIAVVGVSLGGVFSLRLGTLFPAKAIVSMCAPIREKDNEDILRRVLEYARWFKSIEGKEETQIEKELIELAEEPLHSLDQLRKLISSTASQVKRISAPTMIMQGELDEDLYLESARIIYEDLTMPIKELKWYDQSGHILTMDKQHDLVFEDVYRFLESLEWDAASSSGE from the coding sequence ATGAAACTGGTTCCCCCTCAGTCATTTACGTATCGCGGAGGAGCAAGGGCTGCTCTACTGTTACATGGATATACTGGCAATACACTGCATGTCCGCAAACTGGGACGTTTCCTGAATGATAGAGGGTATACCTGTCATGGCCCGCTGTATAAAGGACACGGCAGTACTCCAGAAGAACTGCTACACACCAAACCTTCGGAATGGTGGAAAAGTGCTGTAGACGGTTATGAATATCTAGAGCAGGAAGGGTATGAAGAGATCGCTGTAGTTGGTGTATCACTGGGCGGTGTATTCTCCCTGCGACTGGGTACTCTATTTCCCGCCAAAGCTATCGTCTCGATGTGTGCACCTATACGTGAAAAAGACAATGAAGATATTCTCAGACGGGTACTGGAATATGCCCGCTGGTTCAAGTCTATCGAAGGCAAAGAAGAGACACAGATTGAGAAGGAACTGATAGAGCTAGCTGAAGAACCTCTGCACAGTCTGGATCAATTACGTAAACTAATATCCTCTACCGCTAGTCAGGTAAAGCGTATCTCTGCACCGACCATGATTATGCAGGGTGAGCTTGATGAAGACCTTTATCTAGAGAGTGCCCGGATTATTTATGAAGATCTGACTATGCCGATCAAGGAGCTGAAATGGTATGACCAATCCGGTCATATTCTGACGATGGACAAGCAACATGATCTGGTCTTTGAGGATGTATACCGATTTCTGGAAAGTCTAGAGTGGGATGCAGCGTCGAGTTCGGGAGAGTAA
- a CDS encoding L-lactate dehydrogenase — translation MRRKSRKVAIVGAGMVGAGCAYSMINQSIGDEIMMIGRTHERAVAQALDLSHCMEFTSHRTKVYAGTLQDCGDMDIVIITAGANPIPGQNNRMNILHETAAIAREITEPIVASGFNGVFIVAANPVDVITHLVWQISGFPRERVIGTGTSIDSSRLKTLLSDVFSIDPRSVHGYALGEHGESQFVAWSHVTIGGKPLLHILDQHTARFPDLNLDDIARKTKDAGWEIFTRKGNTQFGIGNALAYIARSILNDEQRIIAVSSILEGEYGQYGVCAGVPAIIGGEGIKEIIELQLTAEEQTKFEYSCQQIRNGIEAVLPVIIPNSDVV, via the coding sequence ATGCGTAGAAAATCAAGAAAAGTGGCTATCGTAGGTGCTGGAATGGTAGGAGCAGGTTGTGCGTATTCGATGATTAATCAATCTATCGGTGATGAGATTATGATGATCGGACGTACTCATGAACGTGCAGTAGCCCAAGCATTGGATTTGTCACATTGCATGGAATTCACCTCTCACCGTACCAAAGTCTATGCAGGTACATTGCAAGATTGTGGAGATATGGATATTGTGATTATTACTGCCGGAGCTAATCCGATACCCGGGCAAAATAACCGGATGAATATTTTGCATGAGACTGCCGCGATTGCTCGCGAAATTACAGAACCAATTGTCGCGAGTGGATTTAACGGTGTATTTATTGTCGCGGCTAATCCTGTAGATGTGATTACTCATCTAGTATGGCAAATTTCAGGCTTTCCACGTGAACGTGTGATCGGAACAGGTACATCGATCGATTCTTCTCGCCTCAAAACGCTACTTTCTGATGTGTTTTCGATCGATCCACGCAGTGTACATGGATATGCACTTGGCGAACATGGAGAATCTCAATTTGTCGCATGGTCACATGTTACGATTGGCGGTAAGCCGCTATTGCATATTTTAGATCAACATACCGCTCGTTTTCCAGATCTGAATCTGGATGATATCGCTCGCAAAACCAAAGATGCAGGCTGGGAGATTTTTACCCGCAAAGGCAATACACAATTCGGTATCGGCAATGCACTTGCGTATATCGCCCGTTCGATTCTTAATGATGAACAACGGATTATTGCTGTTTCTTCTATATTAGAAGGAGAATACGGACAATATGGTGTCTGTGCAGGTGTACCTGCCATTATCGGCGGCGAAGGTATCAAAGAAATTATCGAACTTCAACTGACTGCGGAAGAGCAGACCAAATTTGAATACTCTTGTCAGCAGATTCGTAATGGTATTGAAGCTGTTCTACCAGTGATCATTCCTAATAGCGATGTTGTCTAA
- a CDS encoding NADP-dependent oxidoreductase, which yields MSTIQNERILLASRPKGVPTAENFTIDQQPLEDAKEGQLQIQTLYISVDPYMRGRMSEAKSYAASYALNEPVSGGSIGKVLQSNDSRYQEGDIVVGGWGWQRYAVVDADTCRKVDPELAPISTAVGVLGMPGLTAYFGTLRIGNPQPGETLVVSGAGGAVGMLVGQIGKIKGCRVVGISGSEEKNRYLLDELGFDAVINYKDEKPVREALEEACPDGVDIYFDNVGGEISDAVIDLLNTNARIPLCGQISLYNNEKPDIGPRIQPTLLKRTVLLKGFLVGDYAADAAEGLKEMGSWVKEGKLKYRENVIEGFENTPQAFIGLFSGENLGKQLVKVTD from the coding sequence ATGTCTACTATTCAAAATGAACGCATTCTACTGGCAAGCCGTCCAAAAGGTGTGCCAACTGCAGAAAACTTTACGATTGATCAGCAACCACTAGAGGACGCTAAAGAAGGTCAATTGCAAATTCAGACTTTATATATATCAGTCGATCCTTATATGAGAGGACGAATGAGTGAAGCGAAGTCTTATGCTGCTTCTTATGCTCTAAATGAACCTGTTAGTGGCGGTTCTATCGGTAAAGTGTTGCAAAGTAACGATTCTCGTTATCAAGAAGGCGATATTGTAGTCGGTGGATGGGGATGGCAGCGATATGCTGTTGTCGATGCAGACACTTGTCGCAAAGTCGATCCAGAACTGGCTCCAATCTCTACAGCTGTCGGTGTACTAGGTATGCCTGGACTTACTGCTTACTTTGGTACACTTCGTATCGGTAATCCACAACCAGGCGAGACGCTAGTTGTCTCCGGTGCAGGTGGTGCTGTAGGGATGTTAGTAGGACAGATTGGTAAAATCAAAGGTTGTCGTGTAGTAGGTATCTCAGGTTCAGAGGAGAAAAATCGCTATCTATTAGATGAACTTGGATTTGATGCTGTAATTAACTATAAAGACGAGAAGCCTGTGCGTGAAGCATTGGAAGAAGCTTGCCCGGATGGTGTTGATATTTATTTTGATAATGTCGGTGGCGAAATCTCGGATGCTGTTATTGATCTACTTAATACCAATGCACGTATTCCATTATGCGGACAGATTTCTCTATATAACAATGAGAAACCAGATATCGGCCCACGTATCCAGCCTACTTTGCTCAAACGGACAGTATTGCTTAAAGGATTCTTAGTTGGTGATTATGCAGCCGATGCAGCCGAAGGATTGAAAGAAATGGGCAGCTGGGTAAAAGAAGGCAAGCTGAAATATCGCGAAAATGTAATAGAAGGTTTTGAAAATACACCGCAAGCCTTTATTGGATTATTTAGTGGTGAAAATCTAGGTAAACAATTGGTCAAAGTGACTGATTAA
- a CDS encoding CcdC family protein → MLQFSPSFLQIGSTVGLLVIAITAILVRSRTNHRPVNAKKILIPPMGMSTGFFMFVVADFRVSWIWALGAFLAGWFIFSYPLIRGTKFERSGTDIVVQRSKSFLFILIGLLMIRLLLHRFIEQYISIPQTAGVFFILAFGTLLHWRISMYRQYRKMTSDSAIPLSK, encoded by the coding sequence ATGCTACAATTTAGTCCCTCATTTTTACAGATCGGATCAACTGTAGGTCTGTTAGTGATTGCGATAACCGCTATTCTGGTACGTTCTCGTACTAATCACAGACCGGTCAATGCCAAAAAAATTCTGATCCCGCCTATGGGAATGAGTACTGGTTTTTTTATGTTTGTTGTGGCTGATTTTCGAGTGTCCTGGATATGGGCTTTAGGTGCTTTTTTAGCCGGATGGTTTATTTTTTCGTATCCTTTGATTCGCGGTACCAAGTTTGAACGATCAGGTACAGATATCGTTGTGCAACGCTCCAAAAGTTTTCTGTTTATTTTAATTGGTCTATTAATGATCCGTTTACTGTTACACCGATTTATCGAGCAGTATATTTCGATTCCGCAAACAGCAGGTGTGTTTTTTATTCTGGCTTTTGGCACACTACTACATTGGAGAATATCGATGTACCGTCAATATCGCAAAATGACGTCAGATTCTGCTATTCCGTTGTCTAAATAA
- a CDS encoding response regulator transcription factor yields MTTYQILIAEDEPALRFLLQETLEDEGYNVIEAEDGKQAQDKLSSHPFDLVILDYMMPEATGIEVCEWLRQSGGVNAKKPVILLTAKAQEKDRIRAEQAGVSLYMSKPFSPLQLMDAAEELLSASGGDE; encoded by the coding sequence ATGACAACATATCAAATTTTAATCGCAGAAGATGAACCAGCTTTACGATTTTTGCTACAAGAAACGTTGGAAGATGAAGGGTACAATGTGATCGAAGCAGAAGATGGTAAGCAAGCTCAAGACAAACTATCCAGTCACCCTTTTGACCTTGTTATTTTGGATTATATGATGCCTGAAGCTACAGGGATCGAAGTCTGCGAATGGTTACGTCAAAGTGGCGGAGTCAATGCGAAAAAGCCTGTTATTTTACTGACAGCCAAAGCACAGGAGAAAGATCGGATTCGTGCGGAGCAAGCAGGAGTATCTCTATATATGTCCAAGCCATTTAGCCCGCTACAATTGATGGATGCAGCCGAAGAATTACTGTCAGCCAGTGGAGGCGATGAATAA